The Endozoicomonas sp. 4G DNA segment GGTGTTGCCGGTGTTGGCTGTGTGGGTGTGTGCTGCCGAACCACCGGCGGCATCCACCGTCACGGTTGGATCACCGTATTTATAATTGTTGTATATATTCCAGTTCGCCCCGCCGTTATACGATCCACTGGTATCATAACTGGGCTTGGTAAAATTGTGGGCGTGACTGGGCAAATGATCTGTTGTTAATGTTGTAGCGTTTACCGTCACCGTATGACTGTGATCGCCTGCCGAATCCATGGTTACGGAATGGCTGTGATCCCCAGCTGAGTCAATCGTAACACTGTGACTATGACTGCCATTCTCACTGCTGGTTGCAGTCGATGCTCCGTCGGCATCACCTACTGCAAAGTCCGAACCTGCCATAATCGGAAAACGATCCGCAGGCGGCAGGGCAAAGGTCGTTTCACCATCCCCGCCCCAGGTATTGCCCAGCACGTCAAACAAAGCAGGCTGATCAGCAATATTCAGAATTTGACCATTAATGTGCATCCATCCGTCTGGAATTTTTTCAAACAGTCCGGGCCAGGGCATAGTCATTCCAGGTTGAAACTGGGCTAAACCCTCTGCGATGCCTGCCGCCTTATCAGCCTCCGCCTTGGCTCTATCGGCCTCTTCTTGAGCTGACGATGCACTGCTGGCGGCATTGGTTTCAGAAGTGTCTGCACTGCTGGCGGAACTGGCGGCATTGTCCTCACTGGTTGCGGCGTTGGTTTCTGACGTGGCAGCAGCGGTGGCACTCCCTGCGGCGGCGGTTTCACTGGCTGCCGCATTATCTTCGGAAGTCGCTGCTGCACTGGCGGAACCGGCGGCCTCTGTTGCACTGGTTCCGGCATTGGTTTCTGACGTGGCAGCGGCGGTGGCACTCCCTGCGGCGGCGGTTTCACTGGCTGCCGCATTATCCTCGGAAGTCGCCGCTGCACTGGCTGAACCGGCGGCCTCCGTTGCACTGGTTCCAGCATTAGCTTCTGACGTGGCAGCGGCGGTGGCACTCCCTGCGGCGGCGGTTTCGCTGGCCGACGCATTACCCTCGGACGTCGCCGCCGCGCTGGCTGAATCGGCTGCCGCTGTTGCACTGGTTGCGGCATTACCCTCTGACGTGGCAGCGGCAGTGGCGCTCCCTGCGGCGGCGGTTTCGCTGGCCGACGCATTACCCTCGGACGTCGCCGCCGCGCTGGCTGAATCGGCTGCCGCTGTTGCACTGGTTGCGGCATTACCCTCTGACGTGGCAGCGGCAGTGGCGCTCCCTGCGGCGGCGGTTTCGCTGTCCGCCGCGTTAGCTTCTGAAGTATCAGCAGCAGTGGCACTATTAGCCGCCTCAGTAGCTTTCCCTTCTACAAAAGCCGCATGTTCATTAATGTCACTAACGGTTGGCTCTAACAGCGCAATGATTTCAAGATTGGTGTCCTTGGCTACCTTGGCATGGCTGGGTACACCACCCCCTTCTGTATCAACAACCGTATTTTCATCACCGTGGACAATCTGGTGAGTGAGATCAACGTCGGTTTCTAGCTGTTTAGTCGCATCTTCGATTCGATCATGGATGCTCATGATTCATTCCAAAAACTGGGCCACACGACGTGAACAAAACGGTGGAGAAGGATGTTGAAGGTCAGGTGTTCCTGCAGGTATAAACGCTGGAACCTGGCTACACGACCATAGCCGTAGATGTTGAGGGAACCGCAGGCATTAGTGGCCACGGTCAGGGTGTAGTGGCTGCGGACCGGTTTGGCATTGTCGATGGCATGGATCAGTTGATACTGGAACTCACCACTGCCCGATCCGGATACACTATCGACAAAGGCATCGAACGTGTGTGGGGTTTTCGGGTTGCTGTACTGCCACCACTCTTTTATATCGATGTTGCTGCCCAGGTCATTGATGGCATCAACAACGCTCTGTCGGGTACCTTTGTATTGGTGGTAGCGAAAGGCATCACGCAGTACATTGCGTTTTGTTTTGATGTCCCAGTCTGGGTCCCAGCTGTCGACTGACCATTCCCAGCCCAGCCAGGGCATCAGATTCCTGGGTA contains these protein-coding regions:
- a CDS encoding tail fiber protein, whose protein sequence is MSIHDRIEDATKQLETDVDLTHQIVHGDENTVVDTEGGGVPSHAKVAKDTNLEIIALLEPTVSDINEHAAFVEGKATEAANSATAADTSEANAADSETAAAGSATAAATSEGNAATSATAAADSASAAATSEGNASASETAAAGSATAAATSEGNAATSATAAADSASAAATSEGNASASETAAAGSATAAATSEANAGTSATEAAGSASAAATSEDNAAASETAAAGSATAAATSETNAGTSATEAAGSASAAATSEDNAAASETAAAGSATAAATSETNAATSEDNAASSASSADTSETNAASSASSAQEEADRAKAEADKAAGIAEGLAQFQPGMTMPWPGLFEKIPDGWMHINGQILNIADQPALFDVLGNTWGGDGETTFALPPADRFPIMAGSDFAVGDADGASTATSSENGSHSHSVTIDSAGDHSHSVTMDSAGDHSHTVTVNATTLTTDHLPSHAHNFTKPSYDTSGSYNGGANWNIYNNYKYGDPTVTVDAAGGSAAHTHTANTGNTGSHSHNADTDNTGSHTHNTSTASTGSHTHTVDTVPPYAAMAYIIKL
- a CDS encoding phage tail protein I, whose amino-acid sequence is MADFCSLLPPNATEFERTLEQATSRVGTVPVEIRNYWNADLIPRNLMPWLGWEWSVDSWDPDWDIKTKRNVLRDAFRYHQYKGTRQSVVDAINDLGSNIDIKEWWQYSNPKTPHTFDAFVDSVSGSGSGEFQYQLIHAIDNAKPVRSHYTLTVATNACGSLNIYGYGRVARFQRLYLQEHLTFNILLHRFVHVVWPSFWNES